AAGGGCGGCGAACTGGAGGAGGCCTCGTGGGAGGAGGCCCTGGACCTCGTGGCGAAACGCTTCGGGGAAATTCGGGAGAAGAACGGGCCTGACGCCCTGGCTGGCCTCTCCTCGGCCCGCTGCTCCAACGAGGAGAATTACCTCTTCCAGAAGTTCATGCGCGCGGTGATCGGCACCAACCATGTGGATCACTGCGCACGGCTCTGACACTCCGTAACGGTGGCCGGTCTGGCCGCCGCCTTCGGGAGTGGAGCCATGACGAACTCCATCGCGGAAATCGAGAGCACCGAGTGCATCCTGGCAACGGGGACGAACACCACGGAGAACCACCCGGTCATCGGGGCCGTGGTGAAGAGGGCCGTCCGCCAGCACGGGACGAAGCTGATCGTCATCGACCCGCGGGAAATCACCCTGACCAGATACGCCGACATCTGGCTCCGCCAGAGGCCCGGGACGGACGTGGCCGTCCTGAACGGCCTGATGAACGTCATCCTGGCGGAAAACCTTTACGACAAGGCCTATGTCGAGGGCCGGACCGAGAATTTCGAAGCCTTCCGGAAGGTTGTGGAGAAGTACACTCCGGAGGAGGTCGAGAAGATCTCCGGCGTTCCCGCGGAGGACCTGAAACGGGCGGCCCGGATGTACGCGAAGGCGAAGCGCGCCTCCATTCTCTACTCCATGGGCATCACCCAGCACATCACCGGGACGGATAACGTCAAATCCATCGCCAACCTGTCGATGCTCTGCGGCAACGTCGGCGTCGAGGGAGGCGGCGTGAATCCCCTCCGGGGGCAGAACAACGTCCAGGGGGCCTGCGACATGGGGGCCCTGCCGAACGTCCTCCCGGCCTACCAGCAGGTGGCCAGCCCGGAGGTCCGGGCGTTCTTCGAGAAGGCCTGGGGAGTGAAGGCCCTTCCGGACAAGCCGGGCCTGACGGTCGTGGAGATCATGAATGCCGCCCACCACGGCGACATCCGGGGGCTCTACATCATGGGCGAGAATCCCATGGTCTCCGATCCGGACCTGTCACACGTGGAAGATTCCCTGAAAAAACTCGATTTCCTGGTGGTCCAGGACATCTTCCTGACGGAGACGGCCCGTCTCGCCGACGTGGTCCTGCCTTCAGCGTCATTCGCCGAGAAGGATGGGACGTTCACCAACACGGAGCGGCGTGTCCAGAGGATCCGCAAGGCCGTCAGTTCCCCGGGGGAGGCGCTCCCGGACTGGGCGATCATCGCGGGCATCGCAACCCGCATGGGATATCCCATGGCATACGGCAATGTGCGGGAGATCTGGGAGGAGATCCGGAAAGTCACCCCGAGCTGCGCCGGCATCTCCTACAAGCGGATCGAGCGGGAGGGGATCCAGTGGCCCTGCCCGAACGTCGAGCATCCGGGGACGCGGTTTCTCCACAAGGACCGCTTTACACGTGGCCGGGGCCTCTTTGCCGCCATCGAGTACCTGCCGCCGGCGGAGCAGCCGGACAAGGAGTATCCAATGATCCTGTCCACGGGACGGGTTCTCTACCACTATCACACGGGGACCATGACCCGCCTGGCGAAGGGCCTCTCGGAGCGGTATCCCGAGAGCCTCGTCGAGATCCATCCCGAGGATGCGTCGCGCCTTGGCATCGACGACGGGCGCGCGGTGCGGCTCACCTCGCGCCGGGGAGCCGTGGAGGCAAAGGCCAGGGTCACGGACCGCTCACCCGTGGGTACGGTTTTCATGAACTTCCATTTCCGCGAGGCCGCGGTGAATCTCCTCACGAACCCGGCGCTTGATCCCATCGGGAAGATTCCCGAATTCAAGGTCTGCGCCGTTCGTGTCGAGGCCGCCTGAACGGCGGACTGGAAAAAGGTCGAGTCGCATCGTCTCCCGTCCCCGCGGAAGCGGCGTTCCGCGGAGGCCCGGTGTGGGGGGGGCTGCAGCCAAAACGCCGCAGCCATAACGCTTGACAGGCATAGTACCGGGTGATATACGCTGCTCCAGTGTGTCGGGGCGTGGCGCAGCCTGGTAGCGTATCTGAATGGGGTTCAGAGGGTCGGAGGTTCAAATCCTCTCGCCCCGACCATCTTTTAAAAGCCCTGCGGGCACCAATTCTGGCGAGAGACATGGGGAATGCCCGGAAAATCGAGGGTGACCCTTCCGCCCGCTGAAAACAGCATCTTTCCGAGGGAAGGTGCTGTTTTTTTATGCCTTGCGGATGGCGGGGCGCCGGAATTACCATGTCCCCGGGAGGAGGCAATCCGGAATGCGTGATGTGACACGAACCGAGATTCGCGAGGAGATCGGGGACCTGGTTGCGGAGCTGTACGCCGCCGGTCGCGCCGGGGAGCCTTTCGTTCCGGGAGAGACCCCCGTCCATTATGCCGGGCGCATGTTCGACGAGCGCGAGATCCAGGCAGCCGTTGCGGCATCCCTCGATTTCTGGCTCACCGAAGGCGCCCATGCACAGCGGTTTCAGCAAGACCTGGCGGAGAAGCTGGGTGTCCGGGAGACCGTTCTCGTGAATTCGGGCTCTTCGGCGAACCTCCTGGCCGTCACGGCCCTGACGTCGCCGCTCCTGAAAGACCGCCGCCTGAAGCCGGGAGACGAGATCATTACCGCGGCCGCGGGCTTTCCCACCACCGTGAATCCGATTCTCCAGAACGGTCTCGTGCCGGTCTTCATCGACTCTTCCACCCCGACCTACAATCCGCGGGCGGACGACATCGCCGCCGCCGTCGGCCCCCGGACGAGGGCCGTCTTCCTGGCCCATACCCTGGGAAATCCCATCGACGCCGACGCTGTCCTGGAGATCGTCCGGAGGCACGATCTGTTCCTCATCGAGGACTGCTGCGACGCCCTGGGGTCCACGTACCGGGGCCGGCAGGCCGGGACGTTCGGGATTCTCTCCACGTTCAGCTTCTACGCCGCCCACCACATCACATTGGGCGAGGGGGGAGCCGTGGCCTGCTCGGATCCGCTTCTGCTCCGGATACTCCGCTCCCTGAAGGACTGGGGCCGCGACTGCCACTGCGGTCCCGGCCAGAACAACGCCTGTGGACGGCGCTTCACCGGTCGGCACGGCGACCTGCCGGAGGGGTACGACCACAAGTACGTCTACTCCCACCTGGGCTACAACCTGAAAGCCACGGACATCCAGGCCGCCATCGGCGTGGAGCAGCTGAAGAAGCTGGACCGGTTCTGCGCCGCCAGGCGGGAGAACTACCGATCCTGGATGGAGCGATTCCGTCCCCTGGAGGACCGTTTCCTTCTCCCCGAGGCAACCCCGGGCAGCGATCCCGCCTGGTTCGCCTTCCCCCTGACGGTTCGAGAGGGGGCGGGCTTCACCCGGCGGCAGATCACGGATTATCTGAACGAAAAACGGGTCGAGACGAGGAATCTCTTCGGGGGGAACCTGCTCCGCCAGCCGGCCTACCTGGACATCCCCCGCCGCGTCGCCGGGGAGTTGGCAGGGGCGGACCGGATCATGAACGACGCCTTCTTCATCGGCACCTATCCTGGGATCGGGGAGGCCCAGATCGATTACACCATGGACGTCCTCCGGCGGTTCCTGGAAAGGGAGGTGTGAATCGGCATGAACCCGTTTGACGACTTCTATCGCGGCCGCCGGGTCCTGGTGACGGGCCATACGGGCTTCAAGGGCTCCTGGCTCGCGCTGTGGCTCCGGAAGCTCGGGGCCGAGGTCACCGGCTTCGCCCTGCCGCCGGCGACGGAGCCCTCCCACTTTGCCATCCTGGACCTGGAGAAGCGGATCCGCCACCGGGAGGGAGACATCCGCGATCTCGAAGCCGTGCGGAACGCCTTCCGGGAGGCGGAGCCGGAAGTCGTCTTCCACCTGGCGGCCCAGGCCATCGTCCGGACTTCCTACGACCATCCCAAGGAGACCTTCGACGTCAACGTCGGGGGCACCGTCAACGTCCTGGAGGCCATAAGAAGCGCGCCCTCCGTCCGTGCCGCCGTCGTCGTGACGTCCGACAAGTGCTACGAGAACCGCGAATGGGTCTGGGGCTACCGGGAAGAGGACCCCCTGGGCGGCCATGACCCCTACAGTGCCAGCAAGGGCGCCGCGGAGATCGTCTGCGGGGCCTACGGTCGATCGTATTTCAATCCCGCCGGCCGCGGACCGCACCCGGGATTCGCCACGGCTCGGGCCGGGAATGTCATCGGGGGAGGGGACTGGGCAGCGGACCGCCTCATCCCGGACTGTGTCCGGGCCCTTGCGGCGGGAAAGGCCGTCGTCATCCGGAATCCCGGGGCCACCCGCCCCTGGCAGCACGTCCTGGAGCCGCTCTCGGGATACCTTCTGCTGGCTCGGCGCCTGGCGGAAGACTCCGTTCGCTTCTCCGGCGCCTGGAACTTCGGACCCACCGACGGCTCGGCCATGCCGGTCCGCGAACTGGCGGCCCGCTTCGTTGCCCGTTGGCCGGAGGGCAGGCTCCGGGTGGGAAGGCAGGGAGGGAACGCGCCTCACGAGGCCCACGCGCTGGCCCTCTGCACCGACAAGGCGCGGAAGATTCTCGGCTGGTGGCCCGTCCTCTCCGCCGGGGAG
This DNA window, taken from Syntrophales bacterium, encodes the following:
- the fdhF gene encoding formate dehydrogenase subunit alpha, translating into MEKKIPLTIDGKAVKALPGQTILEVARQNGIFIPTLCYMDRTTRVGACRVCVVDVEGARTLVASCCMPVSPGMVVRTDTPKVRAAQRMVVELLWSSGDHNCLTCERNGNCELQDLVYRFQIEKPRFDIQPPGHAKDQSNTMIQRDLNKCILCGRCIRACNEIQVNEVLDFNRRGSRAKVGPAFDADYIDSNCFFCGECADACPVGAITLRPARFSGRPWEVKKVRTTCTYCGVGCQMELNVHEDRIVSVTGNPAFGEPNLGSLCVKGRFGMDFVQHPDRLKTPLIRREKGGELEEASWEEALDLVAKRFGEIREKNGPDALAGLSSARCSNEENYLFQKFMRAVIGTNHVDHCARLUHSVTVAGLAAAFGSGAMTNSIAEIESTECILATGTNTTENHPVIGAVVKRAVRQHGTKLIVIDPREITLTRYADIWLRQRPGTDVAVLNGLMNVILAENLYDKAYVEGRTENFEAFRKVVEKYTPEEVEKISGVPAEDLKRAARMYAKAKRASILYSMGITQHITGTDNVKSIANLSMLCGNVGVEGGGVNPLRGQNNVQGACDMGALPNVLPAYQQVASPEVRAFFEKAWGVKALPDKPGLTVVEIMNAAHHGDIRGLYIMGENPMVSDPDLSHVEDSLKKLDFLVVQDIFLTETARLADVVLPSASFAEKDGTFTNTERRVQRIRKAVSSPGEALPDWAIIAGIATRMGYPMAYGNVREIWEEIRKVTPSCAGISYKRIEREGIQWPCPNVEHPGTRFLHKDRFTRGRGLFAAIEYLPPAEQPDKEYPMILSTGRVLYHYHTGTMTRLAKGLSERYPESLVEIHPEDASRLGIDDGRAVRLTSRRGAVEAKARVTDRSPVGTVFMNFHFREAAVNLLTNPALDPIGKIPEFKVCAVRVEAA
- the rfbH gene encoding lipopolysaccharide biosynthesis protein RfbH — its product is MRDVTRTEIREEIGDLVAELYAAGRAGEPFVPGETPVHYAGRMFDEREIQAAVAASLDFWLTEGAHAQRFQQDLAEKLGVRETVLVNSGSSANLLAVTALTSPLLKDRRLKPGDEIITAAAGFPTTVNPILQNGLVPVFIDSSTPTYNPRADDIAAAVGPRTRAVFLAHTLGNPIDADAVLEIVRRHDLFLIEDCCDALGSTYRGRQAGTFGILSTFSFYAAHHITLGEGGAVACSDPLLLRILRSLKDWGRDCHCGPGQNNACGRRFTGRHGDLPEGYDHKYVYSHLGYNLKATDIQAAIGVEQLKKLDRFCAARRENYRSWMERFRPLEDRFLLPEATPGSDPAWFAFPLTVREGAGFTRRQITDYLNEKRVETRNLFGGNLLRQPAYLDIPRRVAGELAGADRIMNDAFFIGTYPGIGEAQIDYTMDVLRRFLEREV
- the rfbG gene encoding CDP-glucose 4,6-dehydratase: MNPFDDFYRGRRVLVTGHTGFKGSWLALWLRKLGAEVTGFALPPATEPSHFAILDLEKRIRHREGDIRDLEAVRNAFREAEPEVVFHLAAQAIVRTSYDHPKETFDVNVGGTVNVLEAIRSAPSVRAAVVVTSDKCYENREWVWGYREEDPLGGHDPYSASKGAAEIVCGAYGRSYFNPAGRGPHPGFATARAGNVIGGGDWAADRLIPDCVRALAAGKAVVIRNPGATRPWQHVLEPLSGYLLLARRLAEDSVRFSGAWNFGPTDGSAMPVRELAARFVARWPEGRLRVGRQGGNAPHEAHALALCTDKARKILGWWPVLSAGEAVDWTAAWYRAWQEGKENLRTLSLCQIRRYEKSST